The Lutra lutra chromosome 10, mLutLut1.2, whole genome shotgun sequence genome contains a region encoding:
- the CHST1 gene encoding carbohydrate sulfotransferase 1: protein MQCSWKAVLLLALASIAIQYTAIRTFTAKSFHTCPGLAEAGLAERLCEEGPTFAYNLSRKTHILILATTRSGSSFVGQLFNQHLDVFYLFEPLYHVQNTLIPRFTQGKSPADRRVMLGASRDLLRSLYDCDLYFLENYIKPPPVNHTTDRIFRRGASRVLCSRPVCDPPGSPNLVLEEGDCVRKCGLLNLTVAAEACRERSHVAIKTVRVPEVNDLRALVEDPRLNLKVIQLVRDPRGILASRSETFRDTYRLWRLWYGTGRKPYNLDVTQLTTVCEDFSNSVSTGLMRPPWLKGKYMLVRYEDLARNPMKKTEEIYGFLGIPLDSHVARWIQNNTRGDPTLGKHKYGTVRNSAATAEKWRFRLSYDIVAFAQNACQRVLAQLGYKMAMSEEELKNPSVSLVEERDFRPFS, encoded by the coding sequence ATGCAATGTTCCTGGAAGGCCGTCCTCCTCCTTGCCCTGGCTTCAATCGCCATTCAGTACACCGCCATCCGCACCTTCACCGCCAAGTCCTTCCACACCTGCCCCGGGCTGGCGGAGGCGGGGCTGGCGGAGCGGCTGTGCGAGGAGGGCCCCACCTTCGCCTACAACCTCTCCCGCAAGACCCACATCCTCATCCTGGCCACCACGCGCAGTGGCTCCTCCTTCGTGGGCCAGCTATTCAACCAGCACCTGGACGTCTTCTACCTGTTCGAGCCCCTCTACCACGTCCAAAACACGCTCATCCCCCGCTTCACCCAGGGCAAGAGCCCCGCCGACCGGCGCGTCATGCTGGGCGCCAGCCGCGACCTCCTGAGGAGCCTCTATGACTGTGACCTCTATTTCTTGGAGAACTACATCAAGCCCCCGCCCGTCAACCACACCACCGACAGGATCTTCCGCCGCGGGGCCAGCAGGGTGCTGTGCTCCCGCCCCGTGTGCGACCCCCCGGGGTCCCCCAACCTGGTGCTGGAGGAGGGGGACTGCGTGCGCAAGTGCGGCTTGTTGAACTTGACGGTGGCCGCCGAGGCCTGTCGTGAGCGCAGCCACGTGGCCATCAAGACGGTGCGGGTGCCCGAGGTGAACGACCTTCGGGCCCTGGTTGAAGACCCCCGGTTAAACCTCAAGGTCATCCAGCTGGTCCGCGACCCGCGTGGCATCCTGGCCTCCCGCAGCGAGACGTTCCGCGACACTTACCGCCTCTGGCGGCTCTGGTACGGCACCGGGAGGAAGCCCTACAACCTGGATGTGACGCAGCTGACCACGGTGTGCGAGGACTTCTCCAACTCCGTGTCCACTGGCCTCATGCGGCCCCCGTGGCTCAAGGGCAAGTACATGTTGGTGCGCTACGAGGACCTGGCCAGGAACCCCATGAAGAAGACCGAGGAGATCTACGGTTTCCTGGGGATACCCCTGGACAGCCACGTGGCCCGCTGGATCCAGAATAACACGCGGGGCGACCCCACCTTGGGCAAGCACAAATACGGCACCGTCCGAAACTCGGCGGCCACGGCCGAGAAGTGGCGCTTCCGCCTCTCCTACGACATTGTGGCCTTTGCCCAGAACGCCTGCCAGCGGGTGCTGGCGCAGCTGGGCTACAAGATGGCCATGTCGGAGGAGGAGCTCAAGAACCCCTCCGTCAGTCTGGTGGAGGAGCGGGACTTCCGCCCTTTCTCGTGA